GTCGCGTGCGCCCGGGCGCTGGTCTCCAAGCCCGACATCGTCTTCGCCGACGAGCCGACCGGCAACCTCGACTCCACCTCGGCCGCGCAGGTGCTCGACTTCCTGCGTCACAGCGTCGACGACCTGGGTCAGACCATCGTGATGGTCTCCCACGACCCCGTCGCCGCCTCCTACTGCGACCGGGTGATCTTCCTGGCCGACGGTCGCGTGGTCGACGAGCTGGCCCGTCCCAGCCGGGAGCAGATCCTCGCCCACATGGCCGACCTGCAGTCGCGGGCGATGGGGCTTGCCCCGATCGGCGAGGGCGCCTGAGGTGAACGATCCTCAGCGAATGAACCCGCGAGGCGGGGAGGTGGCGGCATGAACGAGCGTCAGCGAGTGAATCAAACAATCGGCACGCCGCCACGTCCGTACACTGGCGCTTGCGCAACGAGGGTGGCGGCGTGCTCCGGCTGACGCTGCGCAACCTCGCCGCGCACAAGGTGCGGCTGCTGATGTCGACGCTCGCCATCGTGCTGGGGGTTGCCTTCCTGGCCGGTGTGCTCACCTTCTCCCACGGCCTGGACCGCACCTTCTCGGGCATCATCAACGGCTCCACACCAGATGCCCAGGTGCGCCCGACCAACAGCGGCACCGCTGCCGAGAGCGCTCGCCCCGGCGGGGGCGGCGGCGCGATGCTGGGTCCGAAGACGATCCAGAGGCTGCGGGAGCTGCCGGAGGTCGCCCGCGCCGACGGCGAGGTGCAGGGCTCGGGACTCTTCGTGCTCGACACCGAGGGAAAGCTGGTCAACAGCTCGGGCGCCCCGACGCTGGCGTTCAACCATTCCGGTGCCCGCAACCTCCTCGGCGAGCCGATGCTCGACCTCGACCGGGGCCGCTGGGCGCAGACGCCGAAGGAGATCGTGCTCGACGGGTCGACGGCGAAGAAGGCCGGCTACTCCGTGGGCGAGACCATCACGCTGATCGCCCCGCGGGGCGAGACCCGCCGCAAGGTCACCCTCACCGGGATCGCCGCCTTCAACGGCGGCGGCACCGCCGGCGCCCAGCTGCTCGTCTTCAGCACCGAGGGCGCCCAGAGCCTGTTCGCCGACGGCAAGGACACCTACTCCGGGGTGTCGCTGAGCGCCGCCCCCGGCGTCACCCAGAAGGAGCTGGCCGCAGCCGCGAGCGCGGTCGTCCCGAAGGGGTTCGAGGCGGTCACCGGCGACCAGGTGGTCGAGGAGTCCGAGGACGCGATCGGTGACTTCCTCGACGTGATCTCGGTCTTCCTGATCGTCTTCGCGGTCATCGCCGTGATCGTTGGCGCTTTCATCATCGTCAACACCTTCTCGATCCTGATCGCCCAGCGCTCGCGTCAGCTGGCGCTGCTGCGCGCCCTGGGCGCCTCCCGGCGCCAGGTGACCACCTCGGTGCTCTTCGAGGCGCTGGTGATGGCGCTCGTCGCGGCCACCGTCGGCATCCTCGCGGGCTGGGCGCTCGCCCACGGCCTGGCCGGCGCCTTCCGGCAGGCGGGGCTCGAGATCGCCTCCGACGTGCTCGTCCTCACCCCACGTACCATCTGGATCTCCTACGCCGTCGGCGTGCTCGTCACGCTCGCAGCGGCACTCCTCCCCTCCCGCCGGGCGGCGAAGGTGCCGCCGGTGGCGGCGATGCGCGAAGACACGCAGCCTCCGGCGCGATCCACGGCACTGCGTACGTCGGCGGGAGTCATGCTGCTGGCCGCCGGACTGGTGCTCGCGGCCATGCCGCGGATCGGGATCCCCGATATCAGCTTGCCCGGAGGAGTCGACGTGCCGACGAGCCCCGCGCTGTGGGTGGGCGTCGGGGCCGGGATCTCGATCCTCTCGGTCGCCTGGATCAGCGCCTTCCTCGGTCGCCCGGTGCTGGCGGCGCTGCGTACGGTCTCGGGCCTGGTCTTCGGGATGACCGGCAAGCTGGCCGGGCAGAACGCGATGCGCGACCCGCGGCGCACCGGCGCCACTGCCTCGGCGCTGATGATCGGGCTGGCTCTGGTCTCGCTGATCGGGGTGCTCGCGGCCTCGATGAACGCCTCGATCTCCGATGTCGTCGAGGATCAGTTCAAGCCCGACATGGTCGTGCAGAGCCCCACGTTCACCTCGTTCCCGACCTCGATCGGCGACGAGATGGAGAAGGTCGAGGGCGTCGCCACCGTCTCGCGCTCCCAGATCGCGCAGGCGGTCGTCGGCAAGGTCGACCCGCGCAATCCGAAGAACAACGAGGCCGCGTTCGTCTTCGGCGTCGACCGGGAGATGCCGCAGATCTACGACCTCGACGTGCTCGAGGGCAGCGAGCAGGTCAAACCCGGTCAGGTGCTGGTCACCGACGAGGCCGCCGAGGAGCACGAGTGGCGCCTCGGCGACCGCATCGACCTCACCTTCCGCAGCGGGCGCCAGCTGCACCCGCAGATCAGCGGGATCATCGCGAAGACCCAGGTGACCGGTGACATCACCGCGCGCATCGAGGACCTGGCCGACGCCAAGGTGCCGCGCGAGGATGCCTCGCTGAGCATCCTGCTGGCCCGCGGCGCCGACGCCGCCACCGTCCACGACCGCCTCGACAAGCTGGTCGAGGATCGTCCGGTGGTCGCCGTGCAGGACAAGAAGGAGTTCGCCGACTCGATCAAGGGGCAGGTCAACCAGCTGCTCTACATGATCTACGGGCTGCTGGCGCTGGCCATCGTCATCGCCGTCATCGGCATCGTGAACACCCTCGGGCTCAGTGTCATCGAGCGCACCCGCGAGATCGGGCTGCTGCGCGCCATCGGTCTCTCCCGCGGCCAGCTGCGGCGGATGATCACCCTGGAGTCGGTGACGATCGCGGTGCTCGGCGCCGTGCTCGGCCTCGGGCTCGGCGTGCTCTTCGGGGTGCTGCTGCGCGACGCGCTGCGCGAGGATCTCTCCAGTCTCTGGGTGCCGCTGGGCCAGCTGGCGGCCTTCTTGGGGATCGCTGTGGCCGTCGGCGTGCTCGCCGCGGTCCTTCCCGCGATCCGCGCCGGTCGCGAAGACGTACTCAAGGCGATCGCCACGGAGTAGCCTGCGGGGGATGAGCACCGAGCGCCCCACAGACCTGCCGGAGACCCCGGCCGAGACCCTGCCCGAAGCCGCCCTCCGTGTCGGCGAACCGGCGACCGCGTCGGTCGGGGTCTCGGGGGTGCTGCACTCCATGGACTACGCGCTGCGCGAGATGGGCCCCAAGCGCAGCCTGCAGACCCTCCTGAAGCTCAACCAGGTCGACGGCTTCGACTGCCCTTCGTGCGCCTGGCCCGACCCCGACCACCGCAAGGCCGCCGAGTTCTGCGAGAACGGCGCCAAGGCCGTGGCCTGGGAGGCCACCCGCAAGCGGGTCGGCCGCGACTTCTTCGAGGCCAACTCGGTGGCCTCGCTCAAGGCCCACGACGACCACTGGCTGGAGTCGCAGGGGCGGCTGACCGAGCCGATGTATCTCGCGCCGGGCGCGACCCACTACTCCCCCATCCAGTGGTCGGATGCGATCGAGCTCATCGCCGACCGGATGCGCGCGAGCGACCCCGACCGATCGGTCTTCTACACCTCCGGTCGCGCCTCCAACGAGGCCGCGTTCGTCTACCAGCTGCTCGCGCGCCGGCTGGGCACCAACAACCTGCCCGACTGCTCCAACATGTGTCACGAGTCCAGCGGCACCGCGCTGAGCGAGGTGCTCGGCATCGGCAAGGGCACCGTCACCTACGACGACATCGCCGAGCACGCCGATCTGATCCTCGTGGTGGGCCAGAACCCCGGCACCAACCACCCGCGGATGCTCACCGCGCTCGAGTCCGCAAAGCAGCACGGCGCCGCCATCGTGTCGGTCAACCCGCTGACCGAGGCCGGCCTCGGCACGTTCCGCAACCCGCAGACGCTGCGTGGCGTCAGCGGCGTCGGCACCAAGCTCGCCGACCTCCACGTGCCCGTACGCGTCAACGGCGATCTGGCGCTCTTCGCCGGGATCAACAAGGCGCTGGTCGCCCGCGGAGCCGTCGACGACGCGTTCCTGGAGGAGCACACCGACGGGTTCGAGGTCGCCTCCGAGGCGTGGGCCGCGATGGAATGGGACGAGATCTCCCAGCTGAGCGGCATCTCGCGCCAGGAGATCGAAGAGCTCGCCGACCTCGTCGAGGGTCGAGAGCGCATCATCGTGTGCTGGGCGATGGGGCTGACCCAGCACAAGAACTCGGTCGCCACCATCCGCGAGATCGCCTCCTTCCTGCTGCTGCGCGGCAACGTCGGCAAGCCCGGCGCAGGGGCCTCGCCGATCCGCGGTCACTCCAACGTGCAGGGCGACCGCACGATGGGCATCTGGGAGAAGCCGCCGGCGTCGTTCCTCGACGCGATCCGCGACGAGTTCGGCTTCGAGCCGCCACGCGAGGAGGGATTTGACACCGTCGCCGCGATCGAGGCGATGCGCGACGGCGCCGTCGACGTCTTCCTCGCCCTGGGCGGCAACTTCGCGGCGGCGACCCCCGACACCTCCGTCACCACTGCCGCGCTGGCCAACGTCGGTCTCACCGTGCAGATCTCCACCAAGCTCAACCGCAGCCATCTCGATCACGGGCGCGAGGCACTGATCCTGCCGTGCCTGGGGCGCACGGAGCGGGACGAGACCGGGGGCCGGGAGCAGCGCGTCACGGTCGAAGACTCGATGGGC
The sequence above is drawn from the Nocardioides albertanoniae genome and encodes:
- a CDS encoding ABC transporter permease — its product is MRNEGGGVLRLTLRNLAAHKVRLLMSTLAIVLGVAFLAGVLTFSHGLDRTFSGIINGSTPDAQVRPTNSGTAAESARPGGGGGAMLGPKTIQRLRELPEVARADGEVQGSGLFVLDTEGKLVNSSGAPTLAFNHSGARNLLGEPMLDLDRGRWAQTPKEIVLDGSTAKKAGYSVGETITLIAPRGETRRKVTLTGIAAFNGGGTAGAQLLVFSTEGAQSLFADGKDTYSGVSLSAAPGVTQKELAAAASAVVPKGFEAVTGDQVVEESEDAIGDFLDVISVFLIVFAVIAVIVGAFIIVNTFSILIAQRSRQLALLRALGASRRQVTTSVLFEALVMALVAATVGILAGWALAHGLAGAFRQAGLEIASDVLVLTPRTIWISYAVGVLVTLAAALLPSRRAAKVPPVAAMREDTQPPARSTALRTSAGVMLLAAGLVLAAMPRIGIPDISLPGGVDVPTSPALWVGVGAGISILSVAWISAFLGRPVLAALRTVSGLVFGMTGKLAGQNAMRDPRRTGATASALMIGLALVSLIGVLAASMNASISDVVEDQFKPDMVVQSPTFTSFPTSIGDEMEKVEGVATVSRSQIAQAVVGKVDPRNPKNNEAAFVFGVDREMPQIYDLDVLEGSEQVKPGQVLVTDEAAEEHEWRLGDRIDLTFRSGRQLHPQISGIIAKTQVTGDITARIEDLADAKVPREDASLSILLARGADAATVHDRLDKLVEDRPVVAVQDKKEFADSIKGQVNQLLYMIYGLLALAIVIAVIGIVNTLGLSVIERTREIGLLRAIGLSRGQLRRMITLESVTIAVLGAVLGLGLGVLFGVLLRDALREDLSSLWVPLGQLAAFLGIAVAVGVLAAVLPAIRAGREDVLKAIATE
- a CDS encoding FdhF/YdeP family oxidoreductase, which translates into the protein MSTERPTDLPETPAETLPEAALRVGEPATASVGVSGVLHSMDYALREMGPKRSLQTLLKLNQVDGFDCPSCAWPDPDHRKAAEFCENGAKAVAWEATRKRVGRDFFEANSVASLKAHDDHWLESQGRLTEPMYLAPGATHYSPIQWSDAIELIADRMRASDPDRSVFYTSGRASNEAAFVYQLLARRLGTNNLPDCSNMCHESSGTALSEVLGIGKGTVTYDDIAEHADLILVVGQNPGTNHPRMLTALESAKQHGAAIVSVNPLTEAGLGTFRNPQTLRGVSGVGTKLADLHVPVRVNGDLALFAGINKALVARGAVDDAFLEEHTDGFEVASEAWAAMEWDEISQLSGISRQEIEELADLVEGRERIIVCWAMGLTQHKNSVATIREIASFLLLRGNVGKPGAGASPIRGHSNVQGDRTMGIWEKPPASFLDAIRDEFGFEPPREEGFDTVAAIEAMRDGAVDVFLALGGNFAAATPDTSVTTAALANVGLTVQISTKLNRSHLDHGREALILPCLGRTERDETGGREQRVTVEDSMGMVHASRGRLLPGSKELRSEVGILCALGEALFGSEDAVDWAMMGLDYSRVRWHISAVVPGFEDFEARLKAPGGFALPNGPRDSRTFNTATGRARVTANPLSAVSVPPGHLLLQTLRSHDQFNTTVYGYDDRYRGVTGGRHVVFVNPDDLDELGIDDGQTVDIVSVWTDGERRAEKFRVVSYATPRGCAAAYFPETNVLIPLDSYADGSRTPTSKSVVVRLEAR